One segment of Streptomyces sp. NA02950 DNA contains the following:
- a CDS encoding AraC family transcriptional regulator gives MGTGESARHWRHPQLPGVDLLRARYIRKTFVQHTHETFVIAAITKGVEEFHHRGAVERAGPGGLALINPDTPHTGRAGVPEGWSYSVLYPGVDVVAAIAAETTALRGTAGFGAPVVHDPRTARLVTEVHRAAEEGNALAADSLLRVAVARLLRNHGGPLPARTAPTAGARIAVRARALLEERMADPPSLERLAAELGTGPFALLRAFRAAYGMPPHTWLTDARVRRARRLLDAGTAPAEAAAAVGFTDQPHLNRHFTRIVGVPPGAYRRERARTYKTGPDTSA, from the coding sequence ATGGGCACAGGTGAGAGCGCGCGGCACTGGCGGCACCCCCAGCTGCCAGGGGTGGATCTGCTCCGCGCCCGCTACATCCGCAAGACCTTCGTCCAGCACACCCACGAGACCTTTGTGATCGCGGCGATCACAAAGGGCGTCGAGGAGTTCCACCACCGCGGCGCGGTGGAGCGGGCCGGGCCCGGTGGGCTCGCCCTCATCAACCCCGACACCCCGCACACCGGACGGGCCGGGGTGCCCGAGGGGTGGAGCTACAGCGTGCTGTACCCGGGCGTGGACGTGGTCGCCGCCATCGCCGCCGAGACCACCGCCCTGCGCGGTACGGCCGGGTTCGGGGCCCCCGTCGTCCACGATCCGCGCACCGCCCGGCTGGTCACCGAGGTGCACCGGGCCGCAGAGGAGGGCAACGCCCTGGCCGCCGACAGTCTGCTGCGCGTCGCCGTCGCCCGTCTGCTGCGCAACCACGGCGGCCCGCTCCCCGCGCGCACGGCACCCACGGCGGGTGCGCGGATCGCGGTGCGCGCCCGGGCGCTGCTGGAGGAGCGGATGGCGGACCCGCCGTCCCTGGAGCGGCTGGCCGCCGAGCTGGGCACCGGGCCGTTCGCTCTGCTGCGCGCCTTCCGCGCCGCCTACGGGATGCCGCCGCACACCTGGCTGACCGACGCCCGGGTGCGCCGGGCCCGCCGCCTCCTGGACGCGGGAACCGCACCGGCCGAGGCGGCCGCGGCCGTCGGCTTCACCGATCAGCCCCATCTGAACCGGCACTTCACCCGGATCGTGGGGGTGCCACCGGGCGCCTACCGGCGCGAGCGTGCAAGAACGTACAAGACCGGACCGGATACGTCCGCCTAG
- a CDS encoding AzlC family ABC transporter permease, whose protein sequence is MPEQIDIRNESAAPAADSAVVRDALGVGVAVGLSGFAFGVTSAGAGLGLLQTCALSLLVFTGASQFALVGALAAGGNPFTAAAGAFFLGARNAFYGLRLSGLLGLPRPVRPLAAHWVIDETSAVALAQPDRRTARLGFTVTGLTLYVLWNLTTLIGALGASALGDTAAWGLDAAGPAVFLALLAPMLRSTLERAVAGLGVLLVLGCQPLLPAGVPVLAAALAAPAVLVVRGRAARGRKSQEDRKDRKSRESREGREEVLPG, encoded by the coding sequence GTGCCAGAACAGATAGACATACGAAACGAGTCCGCCGCGCCCGCGGCGGACTCCGCCGTCGTCCGTGACGCCCTGGGCGTCGGTGTCGCCGTCGGGCTCTCCGGTTTCGCCTTCGGTGTGACCTCGGCGGGCGCCGGGCTCGGCCTGTTGCAGACCTGTGCGCTGAGTCTGCTGGTGTTCACCGGTGCCTCGCAGTTCGCGCTGGTCGGGGCGCTCGCGGCGGGCGGCAATCCGTTCACGGCCGCCGCCGGGGCGTTCTTCCTCGGGGCGCGTAACGCCTTCTACGGGCTGCGGCTGTCCGGGCTGCTCGGCCTCCCCCGGCCGGTGCGCCCCCTGGCCGCCCACTGGGTCATCGACGAGACCTCCGCCGTCGCCCTCGCCCAGCCCGACCGGCGCACCGCCCGTCTCGGCTTCACCGTCACCGGGCTGACCCTGTACGTCCTGTGGAACCTCACCACCCTGATCGGCGCCCTGGGGGCGTCCGCGCTCGGCGACACCGCCGCGTGGGGCCTGGATGCCGCAGGGCCCGCCGTCTTCCTCGCCCTGCTGGCACCGATGCTCCGCTCCACTCTCGAGCGCGCCGTGGCCGGACTCGGTGTGCTGCTCGTCCTCGGCTGCCAGCCGCTGCTGCCCGCCGGGGTGCCGGTGCTCGCTGCCGCGCTCGCCGCCCCCGCCGTCCTCGTGGTGCGCGGACGCGCCGCGCGCGGCCGGAAAAGCCAGGAAGACCGGAAAGACCGGAAAAGCAGGGAAAGCCGAGAAGGCCGGGAAGAGGTGCTGCCCGGATGA
- a CDS encoding SDR family NAD(P)-dependent oxidoreductase, which yields MTPASAYDLSGRTALVTGAAGGIGRATAVLLAAAGAAVHCADLDEEGARRTVERITLSGGSARAHALDVADRGQVSAVVRAVVQDGGRLDVLAAIAGIMHSSPVLETDEADLDRVLAVNFKGVLYGCREAARAMIAQGTGGSIVTMASGAIDTGTPGLLCYGVAKAAVVQLTRTLAAEVGRHGIRVNAVAPGWVRTPMTARNSDEERRLTEEPMARRTPLGRVGEPDDIAHAVLHLASGASSFTTGQILRPNGGVAMPW from the coding sequence ATGACCCCCGCGTCGGCGTACGACCTCAGTGGCCGCACCGCCCTGGTCACGGGTGCGGCCGGGGGTATCGGGCGGGCCACCGCCGTTCTGCTCGCCGCGGCCGGGGCCGCCGTCCACTGCGCCGATCTCGACGAGGAGGGGGCGCGCCGGACCGTGGAGCGGATCACCCTGTCCGGCGGCAGCGCCCGCGCCCACGCGCTCGATGTCGCCGACCGGGGCCAGGTCTCCGCCGTCGTCAGGGCAGTCGTCCAGGATGGGGGCCGACTGGACGTACTGGCCGCCATCGCCGGGATCATGCACAGCAGCCCGGTGCTGGAAACCGACGAGGCCGATCTCGACCGGGTCCTCGCGGTCAACTTCAAGGGCGTGCTGTACGGCTGCCGGGAGGCGGCACGCGCCATGATCGCCCAGGGGACGGGCGGCTCCATCGTCACGATGGCCTCCGGCGCGATCGACACCGGCACCCCGGGGCTGCTGTGCTACGGCGTCGCCAAAGCGGCAGTCGTCCAGCTCACCCGGACGCTCGCGGCCGAGGTGGGTCGCCACGGCATCCGCGTCAACGCCGTGGCCCCCGGCTGGGTCCGCACCCCCATGACCGCGCGGAACAGCGACGAGGAGCGACGGCTCACCGAGGAACCCATGGCGCGGCGCACTCCACTGGGGCGGGTCGGCGAACCCGATGACATCGCCCACGCGGTGCTCCATCTGGCGTCCGGGGCCTCGTCCTTCACGACCGGCCAGATCCTGCGCCCGAATGGTGGAGTCGCGATGCCGTGGTGA
- a CDS encoding Fpg/Nei family DNA glycosylase — protein sequence MPEGDTVWQTAQRLHTALAGAPLTGCDLRVPRLATADLTGRRVLEVVPRGKHLLTRVEGGLTLHSHLRMDGAWYVYGTGERWRGGPHHQIRAVLATAERTAVGYRLPVLELLRTTEEARAVGHLGPDLLGPDWDPDEALRRLLADPSRPLGEALLDQRNLAGIGNVYKSELCFVLRLSPWLPIGDVPSPERLVTVAKRLLEVNRNRRARVTTAQSRPDRRLWVYGRPGRPCLRCGTPVCAADQGHAGQERTTFWCPGCQPEPQGPPSAPRSSAPTN from the coding sequence ATGCCCGAAGGAGACACCGTCTGGCAGACGGCCCAGCGCCTGCACACGGCGCTCGCGGGCGCCCCGCTCACCGGATGCGATCTGCGCGTCCCCCGGCTGGCGACCGCCGATCTCACCGGCCGCCGGGTCCTGGAGGTCGTCCCGCGCGGCAAGCATCTGCTGACCCGCGTCGAGGGCGGTCTCACCCTCCACTCCCATCTGCGGATGGACGGCGCCTGGTATGTGTACGGCACCGGGGAACGGTGGCGCGGCGGTCCGCACCACCAGATCCGCGCCGTCCTCGCCACGGCCGAGCGCACCGCCGTCGGCTACCGGCTCCCGGTGCTGGAACTGCTGCGCACCACCGAGGAGGCCCGCGCGGTCGGTCATCTGGGCCCCGACCTCCTCGGCCCCGACTGGGATCCGGACGAGGCGCTGCGCAGACTGCTCGCCGACCCGTCCCGGCCCCTGGGCGAGGCCCTGCTCGACCAGCGCAATCTGGCTGGGATCGGCAATGTCTACAAGTCCGAGTTGTGCTTCGTGCTGCGGCTCTCGCCCTGGCTGCCGATCGGGGACGTCCCCTCCCCCGAGCGCCTGGTGACCGTCGCCAAACGCCTGCTGGAGGTCAACCGGAACCGCCGGGCCCGCGTCACCACGGCGCAGTCCCGCCCCGACCGCAGGCTGTGGGTGTACGGCCGCCCGGGGCGCCCCTGTCTGCGCTGCGGTACGCCGGTGTGCGCCGCCGACCAGGGACACGCGGGCCAGGAGCGCACCACCTTCTGGTGTCCGGGCTGTCAGCCGGAACCACAGGGGCCGCCGTCCGCACCCCGCTCATCGGCACCCACCAATTGA
- a CDS encoding ATP-dependent helicase gives MARSALDGFSPATRGWFTGAFTAPTAAQEGAWRAIGEGSDVLVVAPTGSGKTLAAFLAALDRLAGEPPPAEAKKRCRVLYVSPLKALAVDVERNLRSPLTGIRQESVRLGLPEPEIRVGIRSGDTPAAERRALASRPPDILITTPESLFLMLTSATRDALRGVETVILDEVHAVAGTKRGAHLALTLERLDELLDRPARRIGLSATVRPVEEVARYLSPRRAVEIVQPPSGKEFDLSVVVPVEDLGELGGSPVQDGETGERPSIWPHVEERIADLVQAHRSTIVFANSRRLAERLCNRLNEIAYERATGEALPEDHSPAELMGGSGAATGAPTLLARAHHGSVSKEQRALVEEDLKAGRLPAVVATSSLELGIDMGAVDLVVQVESPPSVASGLQRVGRAGHQVGAVSTGVVFPKYRGDLVQSAVVTERMREGAIEALRVPANPLDVLAQQLVALTAMDSWDVDELLALVRRAAPFASLPESAYTSVLDMLAGRYPSDAFAELRPRLVWDRVANTVTGRPGAQRLAVTSGGTIPDRGLFGVFLAGADPKKGGGRVGELDEEMVYESRVGDVFTLGTTSWRIEDITRDRVLVSPAPGVPGRLPFWKGDQLGRPLELGRALGAFLREVGALTPEAARARLLAAGLDAWAADNVTAYLDEQRRACGHVPDDRTIVVERFRDELGDWRVVVHSPFGAQVHAPWALALGARLSERYGMDAQVMHADDGIVLRLPDADLMGLDLLDGDPMGRGTEYDTEQSPVGAADAVFDKGEIGGIVTDQVGGSALFASRFRECAARALLLPRRNPGKRTPLWQQRQRAAQLLQVASEFGSFPIVLEAVRECLQDVFDVPGLTELMGDIEARRVRLVEVTTPEPSPFARSLLFGYVAQFLYEGDSPLAERRAAALSLDSRLLAELLGQAELRELLDAEVLAELERELQWLTEDRRVKDAEGVADLLRLLGPLTGAGLAERGADPRWAEELAAARRAIRVRIAGEDHWAAVEDAGRLRDALGTALPVGVPEAFTEPVKDPLGDLLARYARTHGPFTSARAAARFGLGTAVTDGALHRLAASGRIVQGEFHPAGVGQEWCDAAVLRRLRRRSLAALRHELEPVPPAALAAFLPQWQHLGTHSLRGIDGLVRAIEQLQGAPVPASALEKLVLPSRVGDYHPTMLDELTAAGEVVWAGAGALPGKDGWVTLHLAETAPLLLHTPHPFEASPLHQAVLEALAGGYGLFFRQIADHVRAAGHEFQDLQLAEAIWDLAWSGRLTGDTLAPLRSLLGSGRTAGSTAHRAKRAVPRGRYGGLAVRTGRPTASRGGPPTVAGRWSLLPERVSDPTHRAHALAHTLLDRHGVVTRGAVAAEGVEGGFSAAYRVLSAFEETGQARRGYVVEGLGAAQFAMDGAVDRLRAVSTARDRAADPAPGPVFDGRPGQSARRAVVLAAADPANAYGAALPWPDPPADAGHRPGRKAGSLVVLVDGELTLYMERGGKTLLAWPSGQAEAASPEDDGRLRAAVEELAGSARAGALGSVTVERINGGAALSSPVGRVLEAAGFHPTPRGLRLRP, from the coding sequence ATGGCACGCTCGGCCCTCGACGGATTCTCCCCGGCCACCCGCGGATGGTTCACGGGTGCCTTCACCGCGCCCACGGCCGCGCAGGAGGGGGCCTGGCGAGCCATCGGCGAGGGGTCGGACGTGCTGGTCGTCGCGCCGACCGGCTCCGGCAAGACGCTGGCCGCCTTCCTGGCCGCCCTGGACCGGCTGGCCGGTGAGCCCCCACCCGCCGAGGCCAAGAAGCGCTGCCGGGTGCTGTACGTCTCCCCGCTGAAGGCCCTCGCGGTCGACGTCGAGCGCAATCTCCGCAGCCCGCTCACCGGGATCCGCCAGGAGTCCGTCCGGCTCGGCCTGCCCGAGCCGGAGATCCGGGTGGGCATCCGCTCCGGTGACACCCCGGCGGCCGAGCGCCGGGCGCTGGCCAGCCGCCCGCCGGACATCCTGATCACCACCCCCGAGTCGCTGTTCCTGATGCTCACCTCCGCCACCCGGGACGCGCTGCGCGGAGTGGAGACCGTGATCCTGGACGAGGTGCACGCCGTCGCGGGGACCAAGCGCGGCGCCCATCTCGCGCTCACCCTGGAGCGGCTCGACGAACTGCTCGACCGCCCCGCCCGCCGCATCGGGCTGTCGGCCACCGTGCGCCCGGTGGAGGAGGTGGCCCGCTATCTGTCCCCGCGCCGCGCGGTCGAGATCGTCCAGCCGCCCTCCGGCAAGGAGTTCGACCTGTCGGTGGTCGTCCCGGTCGAGGACCTCGGTGAGCTGGGCGGCTCCCCCGTGCAGGACGGTGAGACCGGCGAACGCCCCTCGATCTGGCCGCATGTGGAGGAGCGGATCGCCGATCTCGTCCAGGCCCACCGCTCCACGATCGTCTTCGCCAACTCCCGGCGGCTGGCCGAGCGGTTGTGCAACCGGCTCAACGAGATCGCCTATGAGCGCGCCACCGGCGAGGCGCTGCCCGAGGACCACTCCCCCGCCGAGCTGATGGGCGGGTCGGGGGCGGCCACGGGCGCGCCCACGCTGCTGGCCCGCGCGCACCACGGCTCGGTGTCCAAGGAGCAGCGAGCGCTGGTCGAGGAGGACCTCAAGGCCGGGCGGCTGCCCGCGGTGGTCGCCACCTCCAGCCTCGAGCTGGGCATCGACATGGGCGCGGTGGACCTGGTCGTCCAGGTCGAATCCCCGCCGTCGGTCGCCTCCGGGCTCCAGCGGGTGGGCCGCGCCGGTCACCAGGTGGGCGCGGTCTCCACCGGTGTGGTCTTCCCCAAGTACCGCGGCGATCTGGTCCAGTCGGCGGTGGTCACCGAGCGGATGCGCGAAGGGGCCATCGAGGCGCTGCGCGTACCGGCCAACCCGCTGGACGTGCTCGCCCAGCAGCTCGTCGCCCTCACCGCCATGGACAGCTGGGACGTGGACGAGCTGCTCGCCCTCGTCCGCCGTGCCGCGCCCTTCGCCTCGCTCCCGGAGTCGGCGTACACCTCGGTGCTGGACATGCTGGCCGGACGCTACCCCTCCGACGCCTTCGCGGAGTTGCGGCCCCGTCTGGTGTGGGACCGCGTCGCCAATACGGTCACCGGGCGGCCGGGCGCGCAGCGGCTCGCGGTGACCTCCGGCGGCACCATCCCCGACCGCGGGCTGTTCGGTGTCTTCCTCGCGGGCGCCGACCCCAAGAAGGGCGGCGGCAGGGTGGGGGAGCTGGACGAGGAGATGGTCTACGAGTCGCGGGTGGGCGATGTGTTCACCCTCGGTACCACCTCGTGGCGGATCGAGGACATCACCCGTGACCGGGTCCTGGTCTCCCCCGCCCCCGGCGTCCCCGGCCGCCTCCCGTTCTGGAAGGGCGACCAACTCGGCCGTCCGCTCGAACTGGGCCGTGCGCTGGGCGCGTTCCTGCGCGAGGTCGGCGCCCTGACGCCCGAGGCGGCCCGGGCGCGGCTGCTGGCCGCCGGTCTGGACGCCTGGGCCGCGGACAATGTCACCGCCTATCTCGACGAGCAGCGCCGGGCCTGCGGCCATGTGCCCGACGACCGGACCATCGTGGTGGAGCGGTTCCGCGACGAGCTGGGCGACTGGCGGGTTGTGGTCCACTCCCCCTTCGGCGCCCAGGTCCACGCCCCCTGGGCGCTCGCCCTGGGGGCCCGGCTGTCCGAGCGGTACGGCATGGACGCGCAGGTGATGCACGCCGACGACGGCATCGTGCTACGCCTGCCCGACGCCGATCTGATGGGCCTGGACCTCCTCGACGGCGATCCGATGGGGCGGGGCACCGAGTACGACACCGAGCAGTCCCCCGTGGGTGCCGCCGATGCCGTCTTCGACAAGGGCGAGATCGGCGGCATCGTCACCGACCAGGTCGGCGGCTCGGCCCTGTTCGCGTCCCGCTTCCGCGAATGCGCCGCCCGCGCCCTCCTGCTGCCGCGGCGCAACCCCGGCAAGCGCACCCCGCTGTGGCAGCAGCGCCAGCGCGCCGCTCAACTGCTCCAGGTGGCGAGCGAGTTCGGCTCCTTCCCGATCGTCCTGGAGGCCGTCCGCGAATGCCTCCAGGACGTCTTCGACGTCCCGGGCCTCACCGAGCTGATGGGCGACATCGAGGCCCGCCGGGTGCGGCTGGTGGAAGTCACCACCCCCGAGCCGTCGCCCTTTGCCCGCTCGCTGCTCTTCGGTTATGTCGCCCAGTTCCTCTACGAGGGCGACTCCCCGCTGGCCGAGCGCCGCGCCGCGGCCCTCTCCCTGGACTCGCGACTGCTGGCCGAGCTGCTGGGCCAGGCCGAGCTGCGCGAGCTGCTCGACGCCGAGGTCCTGGCCGAGCTGGAGCGCGAGCTGCAATGGCTCACCGAGGACCGCCGGGTCAAGGACGCCGAGGGCGTCGCCGATCTGCTGCGACTGCTCGGCCCGCTCACCGGGGCCGGGCTGGCCGAGCGCGGCGCCGACCCGCGGTGGGCCGAGGAGCTGGCGGCGGCCCGGCGCGCCATCCGGGTCCGGATCGCGGGAGAGGACCACTGGGCGGCCGTCGAGGACGCCGGGCGGCTGCGTGACGCCCTCGGCACAGCGCTGCCGGTGGGTGTCCCCGAGGCGTTCACCGAGCCGGTCAAGGACCCCCTCGGCGATCTGCTGGCCCGATACGCCCGCACCCACGGCCCGTTCACCTCCGCCCGGGCCGCCGCCCGCTTCGGCCTCGGCACGGCCGTCACCGACGGCGCCCTGCACCGGCTCGCCGCGAGCGGCCGGATCGTCCAGGGCGAGTTCCACCCCGCCGGCGTGGGCCAGGAATGGTGCGACGCGGCCGTCCTGCGGCGCCTGCGCCGCCGCTCGCTCGCAGCGCTGCGCCATGAGCTGGAGCCCGTACCGCCCGCGGCCCTGGCCGCCTTCCTCCCCCAGTGGCAGCATCTGGGCACCCACAGCCTCCGCGGTATCGACGGCCTGGTGCGCGCGATCGAGCAGCTCCAGGGGGCGCCGGTGCCCGCCTCCGCCCTGGAGAAGCTGGTGCTGCCCTCCCGGGTCGGCGACTACCACCCCACGATGCTCGACGAGCTGACCGCCGCCGGGGAGGTGGTCTGGGCCGGAGCGGGCGCGCTGCCCGGCAAGGACGGCTGGGTCACCCTCCATCTGGCGGAGACCGCGCCGCTGCTGCTGCACACCCCTCATCCGTTCGAGGCGAGCCCGCTCCACCAGGCCGTGCTGGAAGCCCTGGCCGGGGGCTACGGGCTGTTCTTCCGCCAGATCGCCGATCACGTACGCGCCGCCGGGCACGAGTTCCAGGACCTACAGCTCGCCGAGGCCATCTGGGACCTGGCCTGGTCCGGGCGGCTCACCGGTGACACCCTGGCCCCGCTCCGCTCCCTGCTGGGCTCGGGCCGCACCGCGGGCTCCACCGCCCATCGCGCCAAGCGCGCGGTCCCCCGGGGGCGCTACGGCGGCCTCGCGGTACGCACCGGTCGCCCCACCGCCTCGCGCGGCGGGCCGCCCACCGTCGCCGGGCGCTGGTCGCTGCTGCCGGAGCGCGTGTCCGACCCCACCCACCGGGCACACGCCCTGGCGCACACCCTCCTGGACCGGCACGGAGTGGTCACCCGCGGGGCGGTCGCCGCCGAGGGCGTCGAAGGCGGTTTCTCCGCCGCGTACCGGGTGCTGTCCGCTTTCGAGGAGACCGGCCAGGCACGCCGCGGCTATGTGGTCGAGGGGCTGGGCGCCGCCCAGTTCGCGATGGACGGCGCGGTGGACCGGCTCCGCGCGGTCAGCACCGCCCGCGACCGCGCCGCCGACCCCGCCCCGGGACCGGTCTTCGACGGGCGGCCGGGGCAGTCCGCCCGGCGCGCCGTCGTCCTGGCCGCCGCCGACCCCGCCAATGCCTATGGCGCGGCCCTGCCCTGGCCCGATCCGCCCGCGGACGCGGGCCACCGGCCGGGCCGCAAGGCGGGGTCGCTGGTGGTGCTCGTCGACGGCGAGCTGACCCTCTACATGGAGCGCGGCGGCAAGACCCTGCTCGCCTGGCCCTCGGGTCAGGCCGAGGCCGCCTCCCCCGAGGACGACGGCAGGCTGCGGGCGGCGGTCGAGGAGCTGGCCGGGTCGGCCCGCGCGGGCGCCCTGGGCAGCGTGACCGTCGAGCGGATCAACGGCGGTGCCGCGCTGTCGTCCCCGGTCGGCCGCGTCCTGGAGGCCGCCGGTTTCCACCCGACGCCGCGCGGTCTGCGGCTGCGCCCCTGA
- a CDS encoding AzlD domain-containing protein: MSTWIAIGLTALGCYLVKLLGLSVPAGALERPVVRRLAALVPVALLAALTAQQTFTDGQRLVMDARAAGLAAAALALILRAPFLVVVAVAVIVTAAVRTL; encoded by the coding sequence ATGAGCACCTGGATCGCCATCGGCCTCACCGCGCTCGGCTGCTACCTGGTCAAGCTCCTGGGCCTCTCGGTGCCCGCCGGTGCCCTGGAACGGCCGGTCGTCAGACGGCTGGCGGCGCTGGTCCCGGTGGCCCTGCTGGCCGCCCTCACCGCCCAGCAGACCTTCACCGACGGACAGCGCCTGGTGATGGACGCGCGGGCGGCCGGGCTCGCGGCGGCGGCGCTCGCCCTGATCCTGCGCGCCCCCTTCCTGGTGGTGGTCGCCGTGGCCGTCATCGTCACCGCCGCTGTCCGCACCCTGTGA